Proteins encoded within one genomic window of Trichoderma asperellum chromosome 2, complete sequence:
- a CDS encoding uncharacterized protein (EggNog:ENOG41~TransMembrane:3 (o48-69i145-163o169-189i)) gives MNGMSGMDGSSSSSSNSSSSSMSMGMVMTFQTDIHTALFSNAWTPQTAGTYAGTCIFLIALTVILRLIVAYKAYQERVWADRNAQRRFIVVNGKEPMSERLSRDPDAKQMTMVLSENGVEEKVLVVEKKHHVVAPWRFSVDPPRAALDTVIVGIGYLLMLAVMTFNVGYFMSVLGGTFLGSLLLGRYGGIPAH, from the exons ATGAACGGCATGAGCGGCATGGACGGCTcatcgagcagcagctccaactccagcagctcctccatgAGCATGGGCATGGTCATGACGTTCCAAACCGACATCCATAccgccctcttctccaacgcCTGGACCCCTCAGACTGCCGGCACCTACGCCGGCACCtgcatcttcctcatcgcccTCACAGTCATTCTCCGCCTGATAGTGGCCTACAAGGCCTACCAGGAGCGCGTCTGGGCTGATCGAAATGCCCAGCGACGCTTCATTGTCGTCAACGGCAAGGAGCCCATGTCGGAGCGCCTCTCAAGAGACCCGGATGCGAAGCAGATGACCATGGTGCTCTCGGAAAACGGCGTCGAGGAGAAGGTCCTGGtggtggagaagaagcacCATGTGGTTGCTCCCTGGCGATTCAGCGTTGATCCTCCCAGAGCGGCTTTGGATACAGTCATTGTCGGCATTGGATATCTACT TATGTTGGCTGTCATGACCTTCAATGTCGGTTACTTCATGTCTGTCCTGGGCGGCACATTCCTGGgaagccttcttctcggccgTTACGGCGGCATCCCTGCCCATTAA
- a CDS encoding uncharacterized protein (EggNog:ENOG41~TransMembrane:3 (i32-54o60-82i89-107o)) has translation MKDDIIRNATGPVGFREIDQAGRIRRVQKKAFTARLVFALMIGVSLIGPILIMTLHESTSASLCTVSVATFIFALVMALFATEVDGKDVLAATAAYAAVLVVLFGTSTPSNAI, from the coding sequence ATGAAAGATGATATCATACGCAACGCAACAGGCCCTGTTGGCTTCCGTGAAATAGACCAAGCAGGGCGCATCCGTCGAGTACAAAAGAAAGCTTTCACGGCACGCCTAGTCTTCGCTTTAATGATAGGGGTCTCACTTATTGGTCCTATCCTTATAATGACACTTCATGAGTCGACCAGCGCAAGCCTTTGCACTGTATCAGTTGCGACGTTCATCTTCGCTCTAGTCATGGCCCTCTTTGCAACAGAGGTGGATGGGAAGGACGTATTAGCTGCTACGGCTGCCTACGCGGCGGTGCTCGTGGTATTATTTGGAACAAGCACGCCTTCCAATGCTATCTGA
- a CDS encoding uncharacterized protein (TransMembrane:4 (o6-27i39-58o70-92i272-293o)) → MRNLAMSAPYSVVVAALGGVATHLLYLKRGEHHRHALRYVLAAAASFLGVSVFGWSPIFVDAPGTDWVSAIGLSAKVHGCFFLGLYSSLITYRLFFHPLNKFPGPVGARISTVWLMYHFRGLDGWQRVAALHDKYGPYVRIGPSELSVRDPKAVNAFHGPNSKCRKDPHYDMTLPMTSLHIFRDKAQHDRRRRVWSQAFGDQALRGYEKRMLKYRDMLFDKIAASDGQPMNMSKWFHFYSFDVMGDLAFGKPFNMLETSHNHRAIDMLEAGFLPLAIHLPVWLLVLGMSIPALSKDWFEFVDFCRDRYQVRMKHEPDIPDIMSTLLKPLEGREPTTEEADLLTGDSQLVITAGSHTTAASLTSITRLLAKHPEHITKLRQELAPFAHDSQIIATQDEMARLEHLNAVINESLRLYPPVPTTLYRQTPSEGIMIDDVHIPGSMSVIAPQYAIGRNEAVYAEADSFIPERWYKFPDMIKNKDAFAPFSTGPYGCIAKRMALMDIRQVIARLVWTFDFGFAPGEDGVAFEKNGVDAFIMTFGEVNLTFKRREAK, encoded by the exons ATGAGAAACCTCGCAATGTCGGCGCCGTATTCGGTTGTTGTGGCGGCCCTGGGCGGCGTTGCGACGCACCTATTGTACTTGAAGCGAGGAGAGCATCACCGGCATGCCCTCCGCTATGTTCTGGCCGCGGCAGCATCTTTTCTCGGTGTTTCGGTCTTCGGCTGGTCTCCTATTTTCGTTGATGCGCCTGGCACAGATTGGGTATCGGCCATCGGCCTGTCAGCAAAAGTCCACGGAtgcttcttcctcggccTCTATTCCAGTCTCATCACATACcggctcttcttccacccGCTCAACAAGTTCCCAGGCCCTGTGGGCGCTCGCATCTCGACCGTCTGGTTGATGTATCACTTCCGGGGCCTGGATGGATGGCAAAGAGTTGCTGCGCTTCACGACAAATATGGTCCGTATGTACGGATTGGTCCATCCGAGCTATCGGTGCGCGATCCGAAAGCCGTGAATGCCTTTCATGGTCCAAACTCAAAATGCAGGAAAGATCCTCATTACGACATGACGCTGCCTATGACATCGCTCCACATCTTTCGTGACAAGGCTCAGCAtgaccgccgccgccgtgtCTGGAGCCAAGCCTTTGGCGACCAGGCATTGAGGGGGTATGAGAAACGGATGCTAAAGTATCGTGATATGCTGTTTGACAAGATCGCTGCTTCTGATGGCCAGCCAATGAATATGTCCAAGTGGTTTCACTTTTATAGCTTCGATGTCATGGGTGATCTCGCTTTTGGAAAGCCGTTCAACATGCTTGAGACTTCACATAACCATCGGGCCATTGATATGCTGGAGGCTGGATTTTTGCCTCTTGCGATCCATCTTCCAGTGTGGCTCCTGGTGCTGGGAATGAGTATCCCCGCATTGTCAAAAGATTGGTTCGAGTTTGTCGACTTTTGCAGAGATAGATATCAAGTTCGGATGAAGCACGAACCGGATATTCCTGACATCATGTCCACGCTCTTGAAGCCACTGGAAGGGAGAGAGCCTACCACTGAAGAGGCAGATTTGCTGACTGGGGATTCTCAGCTTGTAATCACTGCAGGGAG TCATACAACTGCTGCGAGTTTGACATCCATCACACGCCTACTTGCAAAGCATCCGGAACATATTACAAAGCTACGACAGGAGCTGGCACCATTCGCCCACGACTCACAAATTATAGCGACACAAGATGAAATGGCCCGTCTCGAGCATCTCAACGCAGTGATTAATGAGTCGCTTCGGCTTTACCCTCCCGTGCCAACAACGCTATATCGCCAAACCCCAAGTGAGGGCATCATGATTGATGATGTCCACATCCCAGGAAGCATGTCTGTTATAGCCCCACAGTATGCAATCGGCAGAA ATGAAGCGGTATACGCAGAAGCCGATTCATTCATTCCTGAACGCTGGTATAAATTCCCGGACATGATTAAAAACAAAGATGCGTTCGCTCCATTCTCAACGG GTCCCTATGGCTGTATAGCGAAGCGCATGGCACTCATGGATATTCGCCAGGTGATTGCGAGGCTCGTATGGACATTTGACTTTGGCTTTGCTCCCGGAGAGGATGGTGTCGCTTTTGAAAAGAATGGAGTTGACGCATTTATCATGACCTTTGGCGAGGTGAACTTGACTTTTAAGCGCAGAGAAGCGAAATAA
- a CDS encoding uncharacterized protein (EggNog:ENOG41), whose translation MGGPVMSNIHQPGSQLSMIPGMVPAGYGASTMMYQHPPPQPQSERPFKCDQCVQSFSRNHDLKRHKRIHLAVKPFPCTFCSKSFSRKDALKRHRLVKGCENKSHENQVAVENGGGRGGENEDDGRRN comes from the exons ATGGGTGGGCCTGTCATGTCGAACATTCACCAGCCTGGCAGCCAACTTTCGATGATACCCGGCATGGTTCCCGCGGGATACGGGGCTTCTACCATGATGTATCAAcatccgccgccgcagccacaGTCAGAGCGTCCTTTCAAATGCGATCAGTGTGTCCAATCTTTTAGTCGTAATCACGATCTAAAGCGGCATAAAAGAATCCATCTTGCCGTCAAGCCATTCCCATGCACGTTCTGCTCCAAAAGTTTTTCACGAAAGGATGCTCTCAAG CGACATAGATTGGTCAAAGGCTGCGAGAACAAGAGCCACGAGAATCAGGTAGCGGTTGAGAATGGAGGCGGCCGTGGTGGTGAAAATGAGGACGACGGCAGGAGAAATTAG